The window CCCTGCTTCATTGGGTTCTTTATCGTCTCCATTTGGAAAAATTCTACTCCAAGCAATTGAGAAGCGATAACACTTAAATCCCATTTCAGCAAAAAGTTTAATATCTTCCTTGTAACGGTGATAATGATCGATTCCTTCATGATTTGGATAACGATACTTATTTTTATCGATAGTCCAATCAAAATCAGGTTGGTTTACAATTTCAAAACGCTTGGGTCCACCTGGTAAAACATCGGCAATTGATAATCCCTTGCCATCTTCATCATAGGCACCCTCAAGTTGATTAGCAGCAGTGGCTCCACCCCATAAAAAATTCTTTGGAAATTCAGTCATAATAATTCTCCTTTTTAAACGACGTAGAATGAAACAGTCCCATTATCAACAGTTGTTTTTTCATTTGGAACAATTTCAACAAAATCCTTAGTATTTGTAACAATAAGTGGTGTTACTGTTTCATAGCCGGCCTTTTTAATCTTATCCAAGTCAGCATTAACTAGTAAATCACCCTTCTTAACTCTTTGATTTGCCTTAACTTTAACATCATAAGGTTCACCTTTAAGCTCAACAGTATCCAATCCAATATGCATTAATAATTCAATACCACTATCACTCTTTAAACCAATAGCGTGTTTTGTAGGGAAGACAGTTTCAACAACACCATCAAATGGTGCATAAAACTTACCATCTTCTGGAATAACTGCTACTCCGTCACCTAACATTTTTTGAGCAAAGGTTGGATCATTTACACTATCCAAATTAATCATTTCGCCTTTAACGGGACTGAAAACTTTTTTAGTATCTTTTGCACCTGACTCAATATTTGATTCTGGTGTATCAGGTGTCTTAGCATCATCAACTGCTAAAGCTGGTGTACCATCATCAAAACCAAAGACCAATGTCAAAACAAAGGTAATAACAAGTGAAGCAACTAAAACAATCAAAGCATAGATAAAGTTATTAGGTATAGCTTTATTTACAAATTGTGGAATAGCTAGAATTGATGGGACGGCGAAAGCAAATGCCTTTAGATTGACAATTCCCATGAATAAACCAGTAATAGCACCCGAAATCATTGAAGCATACAATGGTTTCTTATATTTCAATGTAACACCATATAAAGCAGGTTCGGTAACACCAGCCAGTAATGCAGAAACAGCAGCAGCTGAGGCAATTTGACGAGTATTCTTGTTCTTAGTCTTAACGGCAACAGCTAAACTAGCTGCACCTTGTCCAATATTAGCGGCAAGCATAGCAGGTAGAATCAAACTATCTGGTGAAGCAATTGAAGCGGCCAAAAAGATTGGTGAAAAGGCCCAGTGCATACCTGTCATAACAATCAGTGGCATAAAGGCTGCCATCAACGGCATTGCAAGCCATGCAGCGTGTTTTTGAATAAGTAATACGATTCCTGAAAGTAGTTCTCCGGCCCATGTTCCAATAGGTCCAATGATTACAAGTGAAACAACACCAACAATAAATATTTCAAGTAATGGTTTCAAAATACTCTTAAAACTAGATGGCACAACTTTTTCCAAGAAAGCCTCTAAATACTTCATAGCCCAAACAATTAGTAATATTGGAATAACAGAACTAGAATAACTAGCTGCTGTGACTGGTAGCCCCATCAAATGGATCGCCTTACCGGAATTTACCAATGTAATGAAATTAGGATGAATCAAAATGGCACCTGCAATAACTGCCATCATTTGATTGACCTTGTGATACTTAGAAGCAGTAATGGCTAATTCAATTGGCAAGAAGTAGAAAGGAGCATCGCCAAATACACTTAGAATAGTATATGTTTGACTCTTATCACTCATCCAACCAACTGTGGTTAATAAGATCAAAATAACTTTGATCATCCCACCACCGATAAGAGCGGGAATCA of the Oenococcus sp. UCMA 16435 genome contains:
- a CDS encoding PTS transporter subunit EIIC, producing MSIKDSAKQIYDTVGGEANINYLTHCVTRLRFRLKDESKVDDEKVKQIPGVMGINHQNGQYQVIIGNAVSDYYDQVIKLGDFPTDESGDSNKTDTKEEKGNLFDQFTSFISSCMSPLIPALIGGGMIKVILILLTTVGWMSDKSQTYTILSVFGDAPFYFLPIELAITASKYHKVNQMMAVIAGAILIHPNFITLVNSGKAIHLMGLPVTAASYSSSVIPILLIVWAMKYLEAFLEKVVPSSFKSILKPLLEIFIVGVVSLVIIGPIGTWAGELLSGIVLLIQKHAAWLAMPLMAAFMPLIVMTGMHWAFSPIFLAASIASPDSLILPAMLAANIGQGAASLAVAVKTKNKNTRQIASAAAVSALLAGVTEPALYGVTLKYKKPLYASMISGAITGLFMGIVNLKAFAFAVPSILAIPQFVNKAIPNNFIYALIVLVASLVITFVLTLVFGFDDGTPALAVDDAKTPDTPESNIESGAKDTKKVFSPVKGEMINLDSVNDPTFAQKMLGDGVAVIPEDGKFYAPFDGVVETVFPTKHAIGLKSDSGIELLMHIGLDTVELKGEPYDVKVKANQRVKKGDLLVNADLDKIKKAGYETVTPLIVTNTKDFVEIVPNEKTTVDNGTVSFYVV